The proteins below are encoded in one region of Oncorhynchus nerka isolate Pitt River linkage group LG15, Oner_Uvic_2.0, whole genome shotgun sequence:
- the tmem186 gene encoding transmembrane protein 186, producing the protein MHRSTTLFPRLSYHVLAHCRGYCVLRGSSRSLICGPQPHVVSRLDPRWTPSIQHSYPVPPSPHVTALTKYSDLSTPKYNLIYSLPHIKLLRAVSRLKLIQTGITMLLLPPVYYMYFQGDASYLLVSYSTGIAAFAAVMLFSASHYLRRVVGMMYLDESQTTLKVSHLTFWGRRKDVYLPVTDVMTLGDTGDSIGETILRLKRYSSSETLYFSTRLGRVVDRQAFEKVFGTLI; encoded by the exons ATG CATAGGTCTACAACACTCTTCCCTCGGCTGTCCTACCATGTGCTGGCCCACTGCAGAGGATACTGTGTGTTGAGAGGCAGCTCAAGGTCACTAATCTGTGGCCCACAACCCCATGTAGTCAGCCGACTGGACCCAAGATGGACGCCTAGTATCCAACACAGCTACCCAGTACCCCCATCCCCCCACGTCACTGCTCTCACCAAATACTCTGACTTATCCACCCCAAAATACAACCTCATCTACTCCTTACCTCACATCAAACTCCTGAGAGCGGTCTCCAGACTCAAACTGATCCAAACCGGAATCACCATGCTCTTACTCCCGCCCGTATACTACATGTATTTCCAAGGAGATGCTTCGTACCTACTGGTTAGCTACAGCACGGGGATAGCGGCGTTCGCCGCCGTCATGCTCTTCTCGGCTAGTCACTACCTGAGACGCGTCGTCGGGATGATGTACTTGGATGAGTCCCAGACGACGCTGAAAGTGTCTCACCTGACGTTCTGGGGACGCAGGAAGGACGTGTATCTGCCCGTGACGGACGTTATGACTCTGGGGGACACCGGGGACTCCATAGGGGAGACTATATTAAGGTTGAAGAGATATAGTAGTTCTGAGACGCTGTACTTCTCCACTAGACTGGGACGTGTGGTGGATAGGCAGGCCTTTGAGAAAGTGTTTGGGACTTTGATTTGA